Genomic window (Muntiacus reevesi chromosome X, mMunRee1.1, whole genome shotgun sequence):
TATTTCTTACACACTTATCTTCTTCCTCCCATTCTTTCAGCATAGTTAGTTACAAGTTAGGatattgaagaggaaaagttaaaattttacataacctccttctccttctgcctccgtAACTCGGCTTgccccttgcaaagtctagatcacATAGGTCACATAGTCTCAGAAAATGGGGActtgcaatactaggaactggagtttatctcactcacccttgtcctgctctttgcaattgcccagcccctgcaaacctgcttgaTCATGCCTGTCCAGGTCAGGCAGCCCTTCTCCCCATCTTGACTGCTCTTCCCACATGTgtgaaaccccttagtttaaaccaccCTATTAACAactagtgttgcccactacagtctgtctataaaaactctgtaatccctttgttgggggctcagagcttggattgttaactcctctgggcccaccggcataataaacctgagttctccaactctctgagtgtggtgcttggtttcttgagtactggtttctgcaacaacaTAACCACACAAAATAGGACTTAAGAAAAAAGTACTTTTAAGGTGTATTTAAACAGAAGGAGTTTAATTCAGAGAATTGGCTACTCAGTTGATGGTTTTCTTGGGAACCCAAAATTAGGGGGAAGTGGGGCCACAGACAGATTAGTATCAGCACAAAACAATTACCATTCCTAGGCTAGAGGGACAAAGCTATGGTGGTATGACTGGTTTCCAGGGCCCAAGATCACTTGGTAAATGCTCGAAACATGGCAGAACTGTCTGGACGGGCTACTGCAGCAAAGGAGGTACAGACATTCCTAGAAAAACCAGATGAAGCACAGAGGGCATAGAAGAAACCTGGATTCCTGCCCTTCAGTCCCCCTACAGTGCTTCCTACTGGCTGAACCTACATGGAAGCCAGAGGACAAGAAAACTTGGAAATGTAATGTACAGGAACTGTACTTCTGAGGTACAGAAAAATCCCAGGGAAATTCTCAGTTACTTGAATTCTTTTATGTAAGCCACCATTCAACCCAGGCTTTATCAAACTATTAGATCCCCTTCCAGCCATGCTTCACCTTGCCATTAAATGCCAAATCTCAGGTATTACCATCTTGACAAATTTTACCTTATTTAACCTTATGTTCTAGTCTGGGTCCAGCAAGCTTAAAACCCATTCCCACAATACTTCCTGATTTCTTGCTTATACAAATCAACAAGAACTTGCAGTTACATTGAATACAGGTGCTATTTCATCTTTGTATCTTTGTATCTGCCCTGCACCATGACAGAACATTGCCCTTTCAAGGGCAATGTGGaggcaatgggcttcccaggtggtgcagtggtaaagaacctgcctgccactgcaggagatgcaggagacttgtgttgagaagatcccctggaggaggaaatgacaacccattccagtattcttgcctggaaaatcccatagacaagagagcctggtgggctacactccatggagtcctaaagagtcagacacgactgagtatgaaagcatgtgtgtgagacagagagacCATGGAGGTAATAAGAGTGGTGAGGTTTGTTCTTGAGGAGTTGCCTTTCTTTTGCAAGGAAACTGCCTCTGTGACGTCAttaaagatactttttttttctttttttgcttcaactaagttttatttttaatagacagAACCTGGAAATGACCTAAATGTTTGTTAATAATTGATAGATAAACAACTGTATAACATTCACACACAGGGAAATATTACTCAACAGCAAAAAGGAATAACATATGAATATTCCCCAAACAGTAGATAATCTTGAAACAGTTATGGTTACTGATGGAAGGTAGGGGAAAAAACCAAAAGTCATActgattacatttatataaaattctagataaAGCAAACtagtaaataatgaaataaatcaacAGTTGCATGTGGATTAGGGAGGGACAAGAGGAAGAGATCATTAAGGAGCATGAGAAAACTTTTGTGGGTAATGATATGTTCATTACCTTAACTGTTCTTACAATTTAAGTAAGTGCaattatataagtttcagttaTAAACGAATGAAGCTGTTAAGAGATAAAATGGTCCTACATAAAAAAATCTGGATCTCCCATTTCTTTGGGAAAACCAACCAACCTTATATGTGTGCTGCAGGCAGTCCCAAGGTTGGGTGATTTTGATGCTGGTGAAATCCATCTCAGTAAGCTCACGTAGAGTCAATACTGCTCATAGGAAACAGAAACTTTTGGAAAACTGCAGTGGATTCCAGATCTTTTCCACAGGAGCTGGGTCATGTCCACACTGAAACTACCAAGAGGTAAGGAAAGTGGATCCCCAGTGGGTTCATGGCATTCGTGATTCCATCTAGGAAATAGGAGAGAGAGAATGTCAGTTGGACTCAGCTAAGAACATTGGCGTAAGAGCCACACGGTCTTTAGTCTGTCTGCTGATAGAAGTGGGGCAGTTTCTACAACAGACACTAGCAAGGATATACCTCAGGCCAAGGGAAGGTTCTGGGaaggttagaaaatataaagtagCTCCTGAATACTTTCCACATACCTGGTGATCGATGTTGTCTTGCTCATTTGCTGAATGACTGAGGCCTTGCTCCAGTGTGACTTCTCTCTCGTTAGCCAAGGCTGGTACCAACATATTTCCTAAAATCAGTCTTCTCTGCAGGTTTTCTATGGTGTGGTTTTTATTGTGGAGATTGAGGTGGGACTTGCTGATGTATGATTTTCCGCACTCATTGCATATGTAAGGTCTTATTCCACTATGAAGTCTCTTATGAACTTTAACATAGGAACTGCGTGAAAAGGTCTTCCCACACTCATCACACAGCAAAGACCTCTCTTTAGTGTGGACTTTCTGGTGATTATTAAATAGGTCTCTGCAGTTAAAGACTCTCCCACATGTGTTGCATCTGTAAGACATTTCTGGTATGTAGAATTCCTGCTGCTGGACACCTTCCTCCTGGTTACAAGCtccctcacttccactgtactgGTACTCACTTTGTCCAGTGTGAAAGGTCTCCTTATATTCAGCACTCGCGCATGGATTCTCCGCGTTGTGAGTACCACGGTGCTGCACAACTCCAGAACTGGCTGAGATGTCTTCCTCACCCTTGTCACAGGTACAGGCCTGCCCTAACCCGTGGCATCTGTGGCTATTCACGGAGAAGGCCTGGTCCCTTTCTCTTCTAGCTACTGTCCCTCCACTCTGCCAACTCTCCATTGGGCCAAGACTTACACTGAGTGGGAAAGCTCTTCCATATGATCCACACGTATATGGTTGCTGCTCAGAAGAGGTTTCTGGCTGCCCAGCCAGCTGAAAAACGCCACTGAAGGTTGGGTTCCACATGTCACGTAGGTGGCTGTTTTGGATGGAAGGCACCACCTGCAGACTTTGcacatttgatatttttatagacaTACCCTGCTCAGAAGAGGCATCTCTATCCTCCACACTAGGGCCAGGGCTAGGGCCAGGGCTAGGGCCAGGGCTTTCCTGGCTTACCTCTGCCACTGCCGCAGCTATGCCTATCCTGGCAGGAACCTCGGGTGCTCTCTCTCGCTTTGGTGGAGCAATCAAATGATATCTGTGATAGTCAAGCCCCACTGACATTACCAGTCCAAAGTTGTCCATCATCGTCTTATAGTACAGGCGTTTCTGACTGTCAGTGAGCAGGTCCCACTCCTCTCTAGTAAAGTCGATGAATACATCCTCAAAGGTCACGATGGGGCAGAGTGAGTCCGTGTTTGGTGCGGCATCCGCCATTGTCAAAGTACCGAAGCACTGCGTAGGCGAGCTTGCGTAGGCGCCAGGGAACAGGCACGGTCGTCTGCCTCACTGGCGGGGGTACGGAGTCTCACTTCACACTAACCTCGAAGTAGGGCAGGACAGAGTCTGCAAAGCAGAGATAAATCCCGATTGTGGAGGTAGGTCCCAGTTGCAAAATGGCCCTCTGCTCGGTGCGGTGCAGAGGCGCCGGCAGAAGAGCAGCTTCCGTCTGGTGCTTCGGTGCTTCGGGGTCAACCGGAACTAAAAACAAGTGTGTATGAATGCCTCGAGGCCGGAAGTCCCGCCCAGATGCCAGCGTGATGCCAGCGTAATTTTTTTCCTAGTCTGGGAGTTGCTGACTTCCTTCATTGGAGAGCAGAAAGAAGGCTTCGGCTGTGAAGGTGACTTGAggcaattttaaaattcatagttCTCAGCTTCATTCAGGTCCATCTAAGTGCCTACATTTCAAATTTGATAGTCTTGTTTTCTGCCGTTTCTGTGCTCGAAAATGTGTTGATGttataaattaacttttttttatacATACATTGCTATACAATGTTACCATTAATTGTACATGTGTGTAGCTTGTATTTAGGCACTTTTGAATTCTCGCTTTAGTTCTCATTGTTGGTTGATTATTTTGAGTTGGTTATGTAGATGATCAGATCCTTGgcaagtaatatttcatttcataGTTTACAGCTTTTGTGTCCATTCTCCACTTTTTTTCTCTCGTTTTATTGCAGTGGCTAGAACCTTTAGGACAATGTCGATGAGCAGTGGCGATAAGAGATAACTTTTAAGATTTCTGAATTGAATGTACATTATTCTAGACTGTGCATGTTATACTGTACCTGTATTTGATATACGTGTATGCTATATGTATTTATGAAAGTTCTTTTAATCATGAGTGATTGCTGGATATCATTCAGTGGTGCcctgctgtgcttagtcagtctctcagtcctgtccgactctctgtgaccccatagagtgtagcctgctaggcttctccatccatgggattctccaggcaagaatactggagtgggttgccatggcctcctccaggggatctttctgacccagggatcaaactagggtctTCCTCACtgggggcagattctttgccatctgtgtCACCATTCATTTAGACAGATTATTTTGGTGGATTCACCTTgttgttaaattttctttaattgtgCTACCCTTGCAGTTTTGAGATTAAATCATTGGAAATGGTGTCATTATTATGTGTTGATTATGATTTTCCAATATTCTATCTAGAATGCTTgcttctctctctgtatatataacTGTGATTAGTataccttttcactttcttgtgcTTTTCTGCCTTGGGGGTCACAATCATTGCTAAACTCAGAAAGTTAGGAATTAtctattttctcttctatatTTTGAAACAAGTTTTATACATTTGACATTAGCTTAAAAAAAGGTTTAGCAGGTAGGtctcatggacttcccaggtggcactagaggtaaagaacccacctgccaatgcaggagacataaaatatatgggtttgatccctgggttgggaagatcccctggaggagagcatggcaacccactccagtattcttgcctggagaatcccatggacagtggagtctggtgggctgcagtccatggggtggcaaagagtcggacatgactgaagtgacttagcatgcacacaagcagGTAGGTCTCATATCTTTTTGGCTGAAGAAATGTAATTACTCTTTCTttgattttatgattttcttcttcATGGGCCACTTTGCTCGTTATTTCCCTAGAATAGTTATCATGTTGTCTAGATTTTCGTATTTATTCCCAGAATgttgaaaaatgtatattacttttatctttaacttttctcgctttgttgaggtataattgacaaataaaattgtatatgttTAAAGTATGCAATGTAGTGATTTGCTGtagatatatattgtgaaatgattaccacaatcaagttaaTACATCTATCACCTTAAATAGCtacctttgtgtgtgtgattgtgtgtgcatGATGAGAGCGCTTAAGAtcttctcttagcaaatttcaggtATATAATGCTGTATTATTAAGTAAGTCACAATGTAGTACTTTGGATCCCAAGAGTTTTTTCATCTTATAACTTACAGTTTGACCCTTTGACCAACTTCTCCCACCATCTAgtccctgacaaccaccattctactgtctgtttctgtaagtttaacttttttgagattcctcatataagggaatatttatagtatttgcctttctgtgtCTGTCTTGTTTCACTTAGCGTAAGGTACTCTAAGCTCATCCACATTGTTACAGGtggcaggatttttttcttttatatggttTAATAGTATTCCATTCCatatcatgttttctttattcatctatcaactga
Coding sequences:
- the LOC136154410 gene encoding zinc finger protein 671-like, producing MADAAPNTDSLCPIVTFEDVFIDFTREEWDLLTDSQKRLYYKTMMDNFGLVMSVGLDYHRYHLIAPPKRERAPEVPARIGIAAAVAEVSQESPGPSPGPSPGPSVEDRDASSEQGMSIKISNVQSLQVVPSIQNSHLRDMWNPTFSGVFQLAGQPETSSEQQPYTCGSYGRAFPLSVSLGPMESWQSGGTVARRERDQAFSVNSHRCHGLGQACTCDKGEEDISASSGVVQHRGTHNAENPCASAEYKETFHTGQSEYQYSGSEGACNQEEGVQQQEFYIPEMSYRCNTCGRVFNCRDLFNNHQKVHTKERSLLCDECGKTFSRSSYVKVHKRLHSGIRPYICNECGKSYISKSHLNLHNKNHTIENLQRRLILGNMLVPALANEREVTLEQGLSHSANEQDNIDHQVCGKYSGATLYFLTFPEPSLGLRYILASVCCRNCPTSISRQTKDRVALTPMFLAESN